Within the bacterium genome, the region CTCGCCGCAGACGAAGGCGCCGGCCCCCTTCTTGATGGTCACCTTCAGGTCGAAGCCGCTCTCGAGGATGTCGTCGCCCAGCAGGCCGCAGGCCTCGGCCTGGGCGATGGCCTCGCGCAGGCGCCGGATGGCCAGCGGGTACTCGGCGCGGATGTAGATGTAGGCCTTGGTGGCGCCGACCGCGTAGGCGGCCAGGGCCAGGCCCTCGAGCACGCGGTGCGGGTCGCCCTCGATGACGGCGCGGTCCATGAAGGCGCCGGGGTCGCCCTCGTCGGCGTTGCAGATCATGTAGCGCTGCTCGGCGGGGGTGTTCAGCGCGAAGGTCCACTTGCGCCCGGTGGGGAAGCCGCCGCCGCCGCGCCCGCGCAGCCCGCTGCGCTCGACCTCGGCGCAGACCTCGGCCGGGGTCAGCGTGCGCAGCGCCTTGACCAGGCCGCGGTAGCCGCCGCAGGCCAGGGCCTCCTCCAGGCTGCCGGGGTCGATCAGGCCGCAATTGCGCAGCACCCAGCGCGTCTGCCCGGCGAAGAACGGGTGGTCGGCGAGCGCGGCCAGGCCCTCCCAGCGCCGCAGGGCCTGCGGCCCGTGCTGGCCCAGGTAGTGGGCCGTCGGCACCGTGCCGGCCAGCATCGCGTCCAGCAGGCCCGGCACGTCCGCCGGCTTCACGCGGCCGAAGACCGCCCGCGCCCGGCCCGGCAGCTGGACCTCCAGCAGGGGCTCCTCCGAGCAGAGGCCGATGCAGCCGGTCTCGACCACCTCGGCGTCGACCCCGCCGGCCGCGAGGTGCGCGCGCACAGCGGCCAGCACCTTGCCCGCGCCCGCGCCGAGCCCGCAGGTCCCGGCGCCCACGTAGACGATCGGCCGGTCGTTCTCCTCGCGCCGCAGGCGGCGCAGCTCGGCGGTCGGCGCCGCGTCGCGCCCGTCGTCGTCGCGCAGCAGGGTCCGCAGGCGCTCCGCGCTCACGGGGTTCACGGTGGTCGCGTCAGGCTGCATCGCTGCCGCCCCCCTTCGCCCGCTCGCGGTAGGCCGCGAAGATGGCGGGCACGTCGCGCGGGGCGACGCCCGCGTGGAAATCGCCGCCGACGGCGATGACCGGCGCGAGGCCGCAGGCCCCGATGCAGGCCACGACCTCGAGGCTGAACAGGCCGTCGCGCGTGGTGCCGCCCGCCCTGACGCCCAGCTCGCGCTCCACCGCGTCGAGCACGTTGGCCGACCCCTTCACGTGGCAGGCCGTGCCGCGGCAGACCTGCACGTGGAAGCGGCCGATCGGCGTGAAGCGGAACTGGTTGTAGAAGGTGGCCACCCCGTAGACCTTGCTGGCGGGCAGGTCCAGGTGGCGGCCGATCGCCAGCACGGATTCCCGCGACAGGAAGCCGTCCCGCTCCTGCACGGCCTGCAGGATCGGGATCAGGCTGTCGCGGCGGGCGCCGGGGAAGTTTTCCAGGATGTCGGCGACGCAGGGGTTCATGGTCCGGCTCCTCCTCACTGACAGCAAAGGGCGATGCGCTCCAGCTTCAGGCCGATGTCGACCTCGTCCACCACCACGTCCTGCGGCAGGCGCAGCGGGACCGGCGCGAAGTTCAGGATGCCGGTCACCCCGACCGCCGCCAGGCGCTCGGCGACCTCCTGGGCCTCGGCCGCCGGCACCGCGAGGATCCCCACGTTGATGCCCAGCTCGATGACCCGGCTCTCCAGCTCCCGCACCGGGTAGCAGCGCACCCCGGCGATCACGCGGCCGGTGCGCTCCTCGTCGCTGTCGAAGGCCGCCAGGATGGTGATGCCCGGCAGCTGGAAGCCGACGTGCGCGAGGATGGCCCGGCCCAGGTTGCCGGCCCCCACCAGGGCGACGCGGCTGGGCTCGTGCTGGGCCAGCAGGCGGTCGACGTGGGCCGCCAGCGAGCGCACGCCGTAGCCCCGGATGGGGCTGCCGTGGTGCCCGATGATCATCAGGTCGCGCCGGACCTGCGCCGCGGTGTTGTTCGCCAGCTTGGCGAGTTCGTGGGAGAAGACGAAGGCGCGTCCCTCGG harbors:
- a CDS encoding NADH-ubiquinone oxidoreductase-F iron-sulfur binding region domain-containing protein, giving the protein MQPDATTVNPVSAERLRTLLRDDDGRDAAPTAELRRLRREENDRPIVYVGAGTCGLGAGAGKVLAAVRAHLAAGGVDAEVVETGCIGLCSEEPLLEVQLPGRARAVFGRVKPADVPGLLDAMLAGTVPTAHYLGQHGPQALRRWEGLAALADHPFFAGQTRWVLRNCGLIDPGSLEEALACGGYRGLVKALRTLTPAEVCAEVERSGLRGRGGGGFPTGRKWTFALNTPAEQRYMICNADEGDPGAFMDRAVIEGDPHRVLEGLALAAYAVGATKAYIYIRAEYPLAIRRLREAIAQAEACGLLGDDILESGFDLKVTIKKGAGAFVCGEETALIHSIEGRRGMPRPRPPFPAVSGLFGKPSVINNVETLANVPQIVERGADWFSSLGTAGSKGTKVFALSGKVARTGLVEVAMGTSVREIVFGAGGGIPGGKAYKAVQIGGPSGGCIPGQHLDILVDYESLKTVGAMMGSGGLVVMDEDTCMVDVARFFMDFIQRESCGKCIPCREGTKHLRDMLDAIVRGRRHETGADALARFKGVTYLPRLAEVIRETSLCGLGMTAPNPVLSTMRWFPEEYEAHIYERRCPAKVCRDLLTFDIDTELCKGCTLCARACPAGAIVGGKKQPHLIVHEKCIACGACLEACKFDAVEVS
- the nuoE gene encoding NADH-quinone oxidoreductase subunit NuoE yields the protein MNPCVADILENFPGARRDSLIPILQAVQERDGFLSRESVLAIGRHLDLPASKVYGVATFYNQFRFTPIGRFHVQVCRGTACHVKGSANVLDAVERELGVRAGGTTRDGLFSLEVVACIGACGLAPVIAVGGDFHAGVAPRDVPAIFAAYRERAKGGGSDAA
- a CDS encoding redox-sensing transcriptional repressor Rex → MKQTKSDIPLKTMERLVTYRRLLQYLATEGRAFVFSHELAKLANNTAAQVRRDLMIIGHHGSPIRGYGVRSLAAHVDRLLAQHEPSRVALVGAGNLGRAILAHVGFQLPGITILAAFDSDEERTGRVIAGVRCYPVRELESRVIELGINVGILAVPAAEAQEVAERLAAVGVTGILNFAPVPLRLPQDVVVDEVDIGLKLERIALCCQ